A region of Maridesulfovibrio sp. DNA encodes the following proteins:
- a CDS encoding ATP-binding protein — translation METQAESSVTAAFSLKSDIAELRVLAEMIEDFGSNNGISDKTVFELNLVLDELFTNLVSYGCQSDKHSFEIELKLEDGILTLWIEDDGHKFNPLEAPEPDTHCNCDERRIGGLGIHFMRKIMDSIEYAWEGGRNKLKLTKNVQ, via the coding sequence ATGGAGACGCAGGCAGAAAGCAGCGTCACTGCTGCATTTTCGTTAAAATCGGATATAGCTGAACTTCGTGTTCTTGCAGAAATGATTGAGGATTTCGGCAGTAATAACGGCATATCTGATAAGACGGTGTTTGAGCTGAATCTCGTTTTGGATGAGTTGTTCACAAATCTTGTCAGCTACGGTTGTCAGTCCGACAAGCATAGTTTTGAAATCGAGTTGAAGCTTGAAGACGGTATTCTGACTCTGTGGATTGAGGATGACGGACATAAATTCAATCCCCTTGAAGCTCCTGAACCTGACACGCATTGCAACTGTGATGAACGCAGAATCGGGGGACTCGGAATCCATTTTATGCGAAAGATTATGGACAGTATTGAATATGCATGGGAAGGCGGTAGAAATAAATTGAAGCTGACCAAAAATGTTCAATAA
- a CDS encoding APC family permease, whose protein sequence is MSGIFTSLAVMLSPRGLEVVGHGAGLGGAAFIGLLVLGALVSVCTARSMDKLSSGELRATPVDRVAFGFLDAARFFTLIVLAVSWLGIAGNAVNEIFINSFPNLAASFFILSFAVWACFLSDKYAGDLFGGSLTLAFISLVYVAIMVNQPVTGGMGYPTELPLMFKPLMPAALGDAGPMGWVQLIFLAVLAFIGFDLPLVFENKGARAYPAIFMVLVAFVLFNWAALLVETPEELLGSTVPHLKVAAHVLDGKGLLLMGGTIILATFAAVFGLFQLFGHRVRGAVAESYSKYAAGGAAVFIGAVIALMLANGWAGKEELESLISAGLCFWFGSYALVDLLGIIAMRRARRFYLPRFLTLGLHAIAAAVCCLNIEFMNYFLYAVGCMAVAGIALGFSMKEYCNYPPLEEVDEDDTSVADSDEGEEVQSDPVQDDPEDEELNIVSYK, encoded by the coding sequence ATGAGCGGAATATTCACTTCACTTGCAGTAATGCTGTCTCCAAGAGGACTTGAGGTTGTCGGGCACGGGGCCGGGTTGGGCGGAGCGGCTTTTATCGGCCTGCTGGTTCTGGGCGCTCTTGTGTCTGTCTGCACCGCACGCAGCATGGATAAACTGTCGTCCGGAGAGTTGCGTGCTACACCTGTTGACCGTGTTGCTTTCGGATTTCTTGATGCAGCCCGTTTCTTTACCCTGATTGTTTTGGCTGTATCATGGCTGGGTATTGCGGGGAATGCGGTCAATGAAATTTTTATAAATTCATTTCCAAACTTGGCCGCTTCGTTTTTTATCCTGTCTTTTGCGGTCTGGGCTTGTTTTCTTTCTGATAAATATGCCGGAGACCTTTTCGGGGGCAGCCTGACTCTGGCTTTTATTTCCCTCGTCTATGTGGCGATTATGGTCAATCAGCCTGTAACAGGCGGCATGGGCTATCCCACCGAGCTCCCGTTAATGTTCAAGCCGCTTATGCCGGCTGCCCTTGGGGATGCTGGACCTATGGGTTGGGTGCAGTTGATTTTTCTGGCCGTTCTGGCTTTTATCGGTTTTGACCTGCCGCTGGTATTTGAGAATAAGGGGGCACGGGCTTATCCTGCAATCTTTATGGTTCTCGTGGCTTTTGTCCTTTTCAACTGGGCCGCACTGCTGGTTGAAACACCGGAAGAATTGCTCGGATCGACAGTTCCGCATCTCAAGGTTGCTGCACACGTACTTGATGGCAAAGGGCTTCTGCTTATGGGCGGAACAATTATCCTTGCAACCTTTGCGGCTGTTTTTGGATTATTCCAGCTTTTCGGGCACCGGGTGCGCGGGGCTGTGGCGGAGAGCTATTCCAAATATGCCGCCGGAGGCGCAGCCGTTTTCATCGGTGCTGTCATAGCATTGATGCTTGCCAATGGCTGGGCAGGAAAAGAAGAATTGGAATCCCTTATTTCCGCCGGTCTTTGTTTCTGGTTCGGGTCTTATGCGCTTGTTGATCTGCTGGGCATAATCGCCATGCGGAGGGCTCGCCGTTTTTATCTGCCTAGATTTCTGACTTTGGGGCTGCATGCAATCGCTGCCGCTGTGTGCTGCCTGAACATAGAATTCATGAATTATTTTCTTTACGCAGTAGGCTGTATGGCTGTAGCCGGGATCGCTCTTGGATTCAGCATGAAGGAATATTGTAATTATCCCCCTCTGGAAGAGGTTGATGAAGATGATACTTCCGTAGCTGATTCTGATGAAGGCGAAGAAGTTCAAAGTGATCCTGTTCAGGATGATCCTGAAGACGAAGAGCTGAATATAGTAAGTTATAAATAG
- a CDS encoding STAS domain-containing protein yields MGLEVGEIKNDGVITFQLKGRLDSNTSNDFEEKLLNSIQGGESKIILDFENLEYISSAGLRVLLKAARELKGGDGKLLLCSLKDYIREVFDLSGFVSFLPIYDSMDECLGAF; encoded by the coding sequence ATGGGTCTTGAAGTCGGTGAAATCAAAAATGACGGTGTTATTACTTTCCAATTAAAAGGTCGCCTTGATTCCAATACATCCAATGATTTTGAAGAAAAGCTGCTTAATTCCATTCAGGGCGGGGAAAGCAAGATTATTCTGGATTTCGAGAATCTGGAGTACATTTCCAGTGCAGGACTGCGCGTCCTTCTGAAAGCGGCGCGTGAGCTTAAAGGTGGAGATGGCAAGCTCCTGCTCTGTTCCCTTAAGGATTACATCAGGGAAGTATTCGATTTATCCGGCTTTGTTTCTTTCCTGCCCATTTACGACAGTATGGATGAGTGTCTGGGCGCGTTCTAG